A genomic window from Solanum stenotomum isolate F172 chromosome 10, ASM1918654v1, whole genome shotgun sequence includes:
- the LOC125841185 gene encoding cellulose synthase A catalytic subunit 1 [UDP-forming], translating into MEAGAGMVAGSHKRNELVRIRHDSDSGPKPLKPLNSQICQICGDTVGLTATGDVFIACNECAFPVCRACYEYERKDGNQSCPQCKTRYKRFKGSPRVDGDDDEEDDDIDNEFNYAQGNSKARQQWQGDDAGLSSSSRHESQQPIPLLTNGQPVSGDFPSATTDTQSVRSMSGPLGPGDKHSSLSYVDPRQPVPVRIVDPSKDLNSYGLGSVDWKERVEGWKLKQEKNLVHSTNRYAEGKGGDIEGTGSNGEELQMADDARQPMSRVVPIPSSHLTPYRVVIILRLIILGFFMQYRLTHPVNDAYPLWLVSVICEVWFALSWLLDQFPKWSPVNRETFLDRLALRHDREGEPSQLAPVDVFVSTVDPLKEPPLITANTVLSILAVDYPVDKVSCYVSDDGSAMLTFEALSETAEFARRWVPFCKKFSIEPRAPEFYFAQKIDYLKDKVQPSFVKERRAMKREYEEFKIRINALVAKAQKMPEEGWTMQDGTAWPGNNPRDHPGMIQVFLGHSGGLDTDGNELPRLVYVSREKRPGFQHHKKAGAMNALIRVSAVLTNGAYLLNVDCDHYFNNSKALKEAMCFLMDPVLGKKTCYVQFPQRFDGIDLHDRYANRNIVFFDINLKGLDGLQGPMYVGTGCCFNRQALYGYDPVLTEADLEPNIIVKSCCGGSRKKGRSGNKKYIDKKRAVKRTESTIPIFNMEDIEEGVEGYDEEKSLLMSQRSLEKRFGQSPVFIAATFMEQGGIPASTNPASLLKEAIHVISCGYEDKTEWGKEIGWIYGSVTEDILTGFKMHARGWYSLYCMPPRPAFKGSAPINLSDRLNQVLRWALGSVEILLSRHCPIWYGYSGRLMLLERLAYINTIVYPLTSLPLLAYCTLPAICLLTGKFIIPEISNYAGMWFILLFLSIFATGILELRWSGVSIEDWWRNEQFWVIGGTSAHLFAVFQGLLKVLAGIDTNFTVTSKANDEDGDFAELYVFKWTTLLIPPTAILIMNLVGIVAGVSYAINSGYQSWGPLFGKLFFAIWVIVHLYPFLKGLLGRQNRTPTIVIVWAVLLASIFSLLWVRIDPFTSDASKTAARGQCGINC; encoded by the exons ATGGAGGCAGGTGCTGGAATGGTAGCTGGATCTCACAAGCGCAATGAGTTGGTTAGGATTCGACATGATTCTGATAGTGGG CCGAAACCCTTGAAGCCTCTCAACAGTCAAATATGCCAAATTTGTGGTGATACTGTTGGGTTGACTGCTACTGGTGATGTATTCATTGCTTGTAATGAGTGTGCCTTTCCTGTTTGCCGGGCTTGTTATGAGTACGAGCGTAAAGATGGAAATCAATCATGTCCTCAATGCAAGACCAGATACAAGAGGTTCAAGG GGAGTCCACGAGTGGATGGAGATGATGACGAGGAAGATGATGATATCGACAATGAGTTCAATTATGCTCAAGGAAACAGCAAGGCCAGACAGCAATGGCAGGGTGATGATGCTGGTCTCTCTTCATCCTCTAGACACGAATCTCAGCAACCGATCCCTCTTCTTACAAATGGCCAGCCA GTATCTGGTGATTTTCCTAGTGCAACAACTGATACACAATCTGTAAGAAGTATGTCAGGACCCTTGGGCCCTGGAGACAAGCATTCATCCCTGTCTTATGTTGATCCAAGACAGCCTG TTCCTGTAAGAATTGTGGACCCCTCAAAGGACTTGAATTCTTACGGGCTTGGAAGTGTTGACTGGAAGGAGAGGGTAGAGGGTTGGAAACTGAAACAGGAGAAAAATCTGGTGCATTCGACAAACAGATATGCCGAAGGGAAAGGCGGAGACATTGAAGGGACAGGGTCGAATGGAGAAGAGCTACAAAT GGCTGACGATGCTCGCCAGCCTATGAGCCGTGTGGTGCCTATTCCTTCATCCCATCTTACCCCATATCGGGTTGTTATCATTTTGCGGTTGATCATCTTGGGCTTTTTCATGCAATACCGTCTAACTCATCCAGTGAATGATGCATATCCTCTGTGGCTAGTATCAGTTATTTGTGAGGTTTGGTTTGCCTTGTCCTGGCTTCTCGATCAGTTTCCAAAATGGTCACCAGTCAATCGTGAGACATTCCTTGACAGGCTAGCTTTGAG ACATGATAGAGAAGGGGAGCCTTCGCAGCTTGCACCTGTTGACGTCTTTGTCAGTACAGTGGATCCTTTGAAAGAACCTCCTCTCATTACTGCAAACACAGTGTTGTCCATCCTTGCTGTTGATTATCCTGTGGACAAGGTCTCATGCTATGTGTCAGATGATGGTTCAGCAATGCTAACGTTTGAAGCCCTTTCTGAGACCGCAGAGTTTGCAAGGAGATGGGTTCCCTTCTGCAAGAAATTCAGCATTGAGCCTCGGGCCCCTGAATTTTATTTTGCTCAAAAGATAGATTATTTGAAGGACAAGGTTCAGCCTTCTTTTGTGAAAGAGCGCAGGGCAATGAAG AGGGAATATGAAGAATTTAAAATACGTATCAATGCTCTTGTTGCAAAAGCACAAAAAATGCCTGAAGAAGGTTGGACAATGCAAGATGGAACAGCTTGGCCTGGAAATAACCCTAGGGATCATCCAGGAATGATCCAG GTCTTTTTGGGGCATAGCGGGGGCCTTGATACCGATGGAAATGAACTTCCTCGTCTGGTTTATGTTTCTCGTGAGAAGCGACCAGGTTTCCAACACCACAAGAAAGCTGGAGCTATGAATGCTTTG ATTCGTGTTTCTGCAGTTCTTACCAATGGAGCATATCTTTTGAATGTCGATTGTGATCACTACTTTAACAACAGCAAAGCACTTAAAGAAGCTATGTGTTTCCTCATGGATCCTGTTCTTGGAAAGAAGACATGCTATGTTCAGTTCCCTCAGCGATTTGATGGCATTGACTTGCACGATCGATATGCTAACCGAAACATTGTGTTCTTTGAT ATCAACTTGAAAGGGTTGGATGGTCTTCAGGGTCCTATGTATGTGGGAACTGGGTGTTGTTTTAACAGGCAGGCTCTATACGGGTATGATCCTGTCTTAACTGAGGCAGATTTGGAGCCAAACATCATTGTGAAGAGCTGTTGTGGTGGGTCAAGGAAGAAGGGAAGGAGTGGAAACAAGAAATACATTGATAAGAAGAGGGCTGTAAAAAGAACAGAATCCACTATCCCAATTTTCAATATGGAAGACATTGAAGAAGGCGTAGAAG GATATGATGAGGAGAAGTCACTGCTTATGTCACAGAGGAGCTTGGAGAAGCGGTTTGGTCAATCACCAGTGTTTATTGCTGCCACCTTTATGGAACAAGGAGGCATTCCCGCATCCACTAATCCTGCATCTCTTTTGAAAGAAGCAATTCATGTTATTAGCTGTGGCTACGAGGACAAGACTGAATGGGGAAAAGAG ATTGGGTGGATCTATGGATCTGTCACTGAAGATATTTTGACTGGGTTTAAGATGCATGCACGAGGATGGTATTCCCTATATTGCATGCCTCCTCGACCAGCGTTTAAAGGGTCTGCTCCTATCAATCTTTCTGATCGTTTAAACCAGGTGCTCCGGTGGGCCTTGGGTTCTGTTGAAATCCTGTTGAGTAGGCATTGCCCAATTTGGTATGGCTACAGTGGCAGATTGATGCTTCTGGAGAGATTAGCCTATATTAATACCATCGTCTATCCTCTCACATCTTTACCTTTGCTTGCTTACTGTACGCTTCCTGCCATCTGTCTTCTGACCGGGAAATTTATCATTCCTGAG ATAAGCAACTATGCTGGCATGTGGTTCATTCTACTCTTTCTTTCCATTTTCGCAACTGGTATATTGGAGCTTAGGTGGAGTGGTGTGAGTATTGAAGACTGGTGGAGAAATGAACAGTTCTGGGTCATTGGTGGTACATCAGCTCACTTGTTTGCAGTTTTCCAAGGTCTCCTGAAAGTGCTTGCTGGGATTGATACCAACTTTACAGTCACGTCAAAGGCAAATGATGAGGATGGAGATTTTGCTGAGCTTTATGTGTTCAAATGGACGACTCTCCTTATTCCTCCCACAGCAATCCTTATCATGAATCTGGTAGGAATTGTGGCGGGTGTTTCATATGCCATAAACAGTGGATACCAATCATGGGGTCCTCTATTTGGGAAGTTGTTCTTTGCCATTTGGGTCATTGTCCACTTGTACCCTTTCCTCAAAGGTTTGTTGGGACGTCAGAATCGTACTCCTACCATTGTTATTGTCTGGGCAGTTCTCCTTGCATCCATATTCTCATTGCTTTGGGTGCGTATCGATCCTTTCACATCAGACGCATCAAAGACTGCTGCAAGAGGTCAATGTGGTATCAACTGCTAG